One genomic region from Amycolatopsis sp. FBCC-B4732 encodes:
- a CDS encoding M48 family metallopeptidase produces MRRSQRRHRTVTAYWKDDTLVVLIPARMTRAEEKHWVAEMERKLQRSEPRRPASPKTSDEALLARCALLSGKYLGGDARPASVRWVPPMRTRWASCTPVDATIRVSDRLRKVPPWVLDYVLVHELAHLREPGHDAAFWALVQRYPKTERAIGYLEGLSAAAGWGISLED; encoded by the coding sequence GTGCGGCGCAGCCAGCGCCGGCACCGGACGGTCACCGCGTATTGGAAGGACGACACGCTCGTCGTGCTCATCCCCGCGCGGATGACCAGGGCGGAGGAGAAACACTGGGTCGCCGAGATGGAGCGCAAACTGCAGCGCTCGGAACCACGTCGGCCGGCGTCCCCGAAGACGTCGGACGAAGCGCTGCTCGCGCGCTGCGCGCTGCTGTCGGGCAAGTACCTGGGCGGTGACGCGAGGCCGGCGAGCGTCCGCTGGGTGCCGCCGATGCGCACGAGGTGGGCGTCCTGCACACCGGTCGACGCGACCATCCGGGTCAGCGACCGGCTGCGGAAGGTGCCGCCGTGGGTGCTCGACTACGTGCTGGTGCACGAGCTGGCGCACCTGCGTGAACCCGGGCACGACGCGGCGTTCTGGGCGTTGGTGCAGCGGTATCCGAAAACCGAGCGGGCAATCGGATACCTGGAGGGGTTGTCGGCGGCCGCCGGGTGGGGGATTTCCCTCGAGGATTGA
- a CDS encoding ThiF family adenylyltransferase, with protein MLLTTADMPPVLLPTHPALLPGLTVLERGPREIQIGLDPRHGVIVENLAPELTARIRALDGSKPVERLLLAESEHRDQLRTLLRQLTALGLVTDAGRPEGPGLRGETGLWSLRARHHQLALAERRRAAAVTVHGNGRVAVAVAVLLANAGVGHVELQQSGAVTEHDLGSGFTTADLGRARRQALADLLHRVDPEVRVTRLHDRYPDLTLLTDAVVPAPEAVAELMEDGVPHLPARVRDGTGIVGPLVVPGRSSCLRCADLHRTDLDPCWPRVAGQLVGRHQRPDLGAVHACASLAVAQAMRLLSPAAPAPPVWNATLEIDAFDGRIRHRGWPPHPSCGCGARPPTTGDVGH; from the coding sequence ATGCTCCTCACCACCGCGGACATGCCCCCGGTCCTCCTGCCCACCCATCCCGCCCTGCTCCCGGGCCTGACCGTCCTCGAACGGGGCCCACGCGAGATCCAGATCGGGCTCGACCCGCGCCACGGCGTGATCGTCGAAAACCTGGCCCCGGAACTCACCGCACGAATACGCGCGCTCGACGGCAGCAAGCCCGTCGAGCGGCTCCTGCTCGCCGAGAGCGAACACCGTGACCAGCTGCGCACACTGCTGCGGCAGCTGACCGCGCTCGGCCTGGTCACCGACGCCGGCCGCCCCGAAGGCCCGGGGCTGCGCGGCGAAACCGGCCTCTGGTCGCTGCGGGCCCGGCATCACCAGCTCGCGCTGGCGGAGCGGCGGCGCGCTGCGGCGGTCACGGTGCACGGCAACGGCCGGGTGGCGGTCGCCGTGGCCGTCCTGCTGGCCAACGCCGGGGTCGGGCACGTCGAGCTCCAGCAGTCCGGCGCGGTCACCGAGCACGACCTTGGGTCGGGCTTCACCACCGCGGACCTGGGCCGGGCCAGGCGGCAGGCGCTCGCCGACCTGCTGCACCGGGTCGACCCCGAGGTCCGCGTCACGCGCCTGCACGACCGGTACCCGGACCTGACCCTGCTCACCGACGCCGTCGTCCCCGCGCCGGAGGCCGTCGCCGAGCTGATGGAGGACGGCGTCCCGCACCTGCCGGCGCGCGTCCGCGACGGCACCGGCATCGTCGGGCCGCTGGTCGTGCCGGGCCGCAGCTCGTGCCTGCGCTGCGCCGACCTGCACCGGACGGACCTCGACCCGTGCTGGCCCCGCGTCGCCGGGCAGCTCGTCGGCCGGCACCAGCGGCCCGACCTCGGCGCGGTCCACGCGTGCGCGTCGCTGGCCGTCGCCCAGGCCATGCGGCTGCTCTCCCCCGCCGCGCCGGCGCCGCCGGTGTGGAACGCGACGCTCGAGATCGACGCCTTCGACGGCCGCATCCGCCACCGCGGCTGGCCACCCCACCCGAGCTGCGGTTGCGGCGCGCGACCCCCTACGACAGGAGACGTAGGCCACTAA
- a CDS encoding AarF/ABC1/UbiB kinase family protein has translation MTDFRDPGDRDTAMPRKGAARTAKLASLPLGIAGRAVGGWGKRLAGQSAEQVNATLSAKAAEQLFEVLGTLKGGAMKFGQALSVFEAAVPDDMAKPYREALTKLQAAAPPMPVRQTHRVLAEQLGRTWSSRFASFDDEPAAAASIGQVHRAVWHDGREVAVKVQYPGADEALRSDLRQLQRFSRLFQAFVPGTEVKPLLAELAERMNEELDYQAEAQHQRAFAKAFDGDPGILVPRVVASAPKVVVTEWATGTPLSKVIADGDRETRNLAGRLLAEFHYSSPERVHLLHSDPHPGNFMITADGRLCVIDFGGVARLPEGIPRHLGEMTRLALDGESADLMRLLRENRFIRPDSDLTADEVLAYLAPFTEPLAEPTFHFTRRWMQKQAWRVGDSRGNDFRVGRSLNLPPEYLMIHRVTAGSTGILCQLDAEIPARGIVERWQPGFAG, from the coding sequence GTGACCGACTTCCGCGACCCGGGCGACCGCGACACCGCGATGCCGCGCAAGGGTGCCGCCCGCACCGCCAAGCTCGCCAGTCTCCCGCTCGGCATCGCCGGCCGGGCGGTCGGCGGGTGGGGCAAGAGGCTCGCGGGCCAGAGCGCGGAACAGGTGAACGCGACGCTTTCGGCCAAGGCCGCCGAGCAGCTGTTCGAGGTGCTCGGCACGCTCAAGGGCGGGGCGATGAAGTTCGGCCAGGCGCTGAGCGTGTTCGAGGCGGCGGTGCCGGACGACATGGCGAAGCCCTACCGCGAGGCCCTGACGAAGCTGCAGGCCGCCGCGCCGCCGATGCCCGTCCGGCAGACCCACCGGGTGCTCGCCGAGCAGCTGGGCCGCACCTGGAGCAGCCGGTTCGCGTCGTTCGACGACGAGCCGGCGGCGGCCGCGAGTATCGGCCAGGTCCACCGCGCGGTCTGGCACGACGGCCGCGAGGTCGCCGTCAAGGTGCAGTACCCGGGCGCCGACGAAGCGCTGCGCAGCGACCTGCGGCAGCTGCAGCGGTTCAGCCGGCTGTTCCAGGCGTTCGTGCCCGGCACCGAAGTCAAGCCATTGCTGGCCGAGCTCGCCGAGCGGATGAACGAGGAGCTCGACTACCAGGCCGAGGCGCAGCACCAGCGCGCCTTCGCGAAGGCGTTCGACGGCGATCCCGGCATCCTCGTGCCGCGGGTGGTGGCGAGCGCGCCGAAGGTCGTCGTGACGGAGTGGGCCACCGGCACACCGCTGTCCAAGGTGATCGCGGACGGCGACCGCGAGACCCGCAACCTGGCGGGCCGGCTGCTGGCGGAGTTCCACTACTCCTCGCCCGAGCGCGTCCACCTGCTGCACTCCGACCCGCACCCCGGCAACTTCATGATCACGGCCGACGGCAGGCTGTGCGTCATCGACTTCGGCGGCGTCGCCCGGCTGCCCGAGGGCATCCCCCGCCACCTGGGCGAGATGACGCGGCTGGCCCTCGACGGCGAGTCCGCGGACCTGATGCGCCTGCTGCGGGAGAACCGCTTCATCCGGCCGGACAGCGACCTGACCGCGGACGAGGTGCTGGCGTACCTCGCGCCGTTCACCGAGCCGCTGGCCGAGCCGACGTTCCACTTCACCCGCCGGTGGATGCAAAAGCAGGCCTGGCGGGTGGGCGACAGCCGCGGCAACGACTTCCGGGTCGGCCGTTCGCTGAACCTGCCGCCCGAGTACCTGATGATCCACCGGGTGACGGCGGGCTCGACGGGCATCCTCTGCCAGCTCGACGCGGAGATCCCGGCACGCGGCATCGTGGAGCGCTGGCAGCCGGGTTTCGCCGGCTGA
- a CDS encoding trans-aconitate 2-methyltransferase, with translation MSGHTHHDIDWADRLAQLRMADALDAEALAPVARRLLAAVGARPTVVDVGSGAGGMSVLFARELARAGGGTVVLVDATPELLAEAQRAVTEAAGGAVDVVARRADLADPGLAGQVPAADLVWAAGVVHHVGDQQAALRTLAGLLRPGGVLAIAEGGLDLRCLPWELGVGRPGLEQRLLAARGEWFARMRTETDGSVAMPYGWTRALREAGLGDVESFGALIDHPAPGSDRLREYVLQRVEWLAESVGEWLAADDREAVAALTDPRSPDFLAHRDDLFLFGAKAIHCGRSR, from the coding sequence ATGTCCGGACACACCCACCACGACATCGACTGGGCCGACCGCCTGGCCCAGTTGCGCATGGCCGACGCACTCGACGCGGAAGCGCTCGCGCCCGTCGCCCGGCGGCTGCTCGCCGCGGTCGGTGCGCGCCCGACCGTCGTCGACGTCGGCTCCGGGGCCGGCGGCATGAGCGTGCTCTTTGCGCGCGAGCTCGCCCGCGCGGGCGGGGGCACCGTCGTGCTCGTCGACGCGACGCCGGAACTGCTGGCCGAGGCCCAGCGGGCGGTCACCGAGGCAGCCGGCGGCGCCGTCGACGTCGTCGCCCGGCGTGCGGACCTCGCCGATCCCGGCCTGGCCGGGCAGGTGCCCGCCGCCGATCTCGTGTGGGCCGCCGGCGTCGTGCACCACGTCGGCGACCAGCAGGCCGCGCTCCGCACGCTGGCCGGTCTGCTCCGGCCGGGCGGGGTGCTCGCCATCGCCGAAGGCGGCCTCGACCTGCGATGCCTGCCCTGGGAGCTCGGCGTCGGCCGGCCCGGACTCGAGCAACGCCTGCTCGCCGCGCGGGGCGAGTGGTTCGCCCGGATGCGGACCGAGACCGACGGCAGCGTCGCCATGCCCTACGGCTGGACCCGCGCGCTTCGCGAAGCCGGACTCGGGGACGTCGAGTCGTTCGGCGCGCTCATCGACCACCCGGCGCCGGGTTCGGACCGGCTGCGCGAGTACGTGCTGCAGCGCGTCGAGTGGCTCGCCGAGTCGGTCGGGGAGTGGCTTGCGGCCGACGATCGCGAGGCTGTCGCCGCGCTGACCGACCCGCGGAGCCCGGACTTCCTCGCCCACCGGGACGACCTTTTTCTGTTCGGCGCCAAAGCAATCCACTGTGGACGGTCGCGGTGA
- a CDS encoding WhiB family transcriptional regulator has product MSSAVAYTSGEAIFADLLDPIAVPDVALPCRSGDADLWFAESPAELERAKTQCADCPVREACLAGALARREPWGVWGGEIFERGVVIARKRPRGRPRKNATVEPAAAKAGGDHRSAAA; this is encoded by the coding sequence ATGTCATCGGCCGTCGCCTACACCTCCGGTGAGGCAATATTCGCCGACCTGCTCGACCCGATCGCCGTCCCCGACGTGGCGCTGCCCTGCCGTTCGGGCGACGCGGACCTCTGGTTCGCGGAGTCCCCGGCCGAGCTCGAGCGCGCGAAGACCCAGTGCGCCGACTGCCCGGTGCGCGAGGCCTGCCTGGCCGGCGCGCTGGCCCGGCGTGAGCCGTGGGGCGTCTGGGGTGGCGAGATCTTCGAGCGCGGCGTCGTGATCGCGCGCAAGCGGCCCCGTGGCCGTCCGCGCAAGAACGCCACCGTCGAGCCCGCCGCGGCCAAGGCCGGCGGCGATCACCGGAGCGCCGCCGCATGA
- a CDS encoding ATP-dependent DNA helicase UvrD2, with the protein MTGVLSPKGRSRLLDGLDPEQHAAASAPRGPVCVLAGAGTGKTRTITHRIAHLVGSGHVSAGQVLAVTFTTRAAGEMRTRLRGLGVDAAQALTFHAAARRQLRYFWPRVVGDRPWDLLDNKLRFVGQAANRAKLGTEVEVLRDLASEIEWAKASLVSPDDYPAVTARAQRDIPAPAAQIAEVYRTYEELKNAAQVLDFDDLLLHTTAVLEEHGVVAEEFRDRYRCFVVDEYQDVTPLQQRLLDAWLGGRDDLTVVGDANQTIYSFGGASPKALLEFTRRYPEATVVRLERDYRSTPEVVSLANRVIGAARGRPAGSRLKLIGQRPSGPEPRFAEFDDEAVEAEAVARRIRELLDGGVPASEIAILYRVNAQSGAYESALSDAGIPYLVRGGERFFNRTEVRQAMSALRAASGDVSSDLVTTVRSVLARVGLTESPPAGGAAKERWDALLAIVELAEELASTVADADLPRFCAELDQRAAAQHPPTVEGVTLASLHAAKGLEWDAVFLVGLAEGTMPILHAGDDEAAIEEERRLFYVGVTRAREHLWLSWALARTPGGRRNRRRSRFLYGLIPEDHPAARAARSQQKPMAANPVKTRCRVCGGPLLETLEVKLGRCGRCPSTVDEGLLERLKSWRGERARELKVPAFVVFTDTTLMAIAEQRPTDEAGLVTISGIGATKLERFGTEILGVVRASTES; encoded by the coding sequence GTGACTGGCGTACTTTCCCCGAAGGGCCGCTCCCGCCTGCTCGACGGTCTCGACCCCGAGCAGCATGCCGCCGCCAGTGCCCCCCGCGGGCCGGTCTGCGTGCTCGCCGGAGCCGGCACGGGCAAGACCCGCACGATCACCCACCGGATCGCCCACCTGGTCGGGTCCGGGCACGTTTCCGCAGGTCAGGTGCTTGCCGTCACGTTCACGACGCGGGCCGCGGGCGAGATGCGGACCCGGCTGCGCGGCCTCGGCGTCGACGCGGCGCAGGCCCTGACGTTCCACGCCGCCGCCCGCCGCCAGCTGCGGTACTTCTGGCCGCGCGTGGTCGGCGACCGGCCGTGGGACCTGCTGGACAACAAGCTGCGGTTCGTCGGCCAGGCCGCGAACCGGGCGAAGCTCGGCACCGAGGTCGAGGTCCTGCGCGACCTGGCGAGCGAGATCGAGTGGGCGAAGGCGTCGCTGGTCAGCCCGGACGACTACCCGGCCGTCACCGCGCGCGCCCAGCGGGACATCCCGGCGCCGGCCGCGCAGATCGCCGAGGTCTACCGGACATACGAAGAGCTGAAGAACGCGGCGCAGGTCCTCGACTTCGACGACCTCCTCCTGCACACGACGGCGGTGCTGGAGGAGCACGGTGTCGTCGCCGAGGAGTTCCGCGACCGCTACCGCTGCTTCGTCGTCGACGAGTACCAGGACGTGACACCGCTGCAGCAGCGCCTGCTCGACGCGTGGCTCGGCGGCCGCGACGACCTGACCGTCGTCGGCGACGCGAACCAGACCATCTACTCCTTCGGCGGCGCGTCGCCGAAGGCGCTGCTGGAGTTCACGCGGCGCTACCCGGAGGCCACCGTCGTCCGCCTCGAGCGCGACTACCGCTCGACGCCCGAGGTCGTCTCGCTGGCGAACCGCGTGATCGGCGCGGCACGCGGCCGCCCGGCCGGCTCGCGGCTGAAGCTGATCGGCCAGCGCCCGTCGGGCCCGGAGCCGCGCTTCGCCGAGTTCGACGACGAGGCGGTCGAGGCGGAGGCCGTCGCGCGGCGCATCCGCGAGCTGCTGGACGGCGGCGTGCCGGCCAGCGAGATCGCGATCCTCTACCGCGTGAACGCCCAGTCCGGGGCGTACGAGTCGGCGCTGTCCGACGCCGGCATCCCGTACCTGGTCCGCGGCGGCGAGCGCTTCTTCAACCGGACCGAGGTCCGCCAGGCGATGTCGGCCCTGCGCGCGGCGAGCGGCGACGTCAGCTCCGACCTGGTCACGACGGTCCGGTCGGTCCTCGCCCGCGTCGGCCTCACGGAGTCCCCGCCCGCCGGCGGCGCGGCGAAGGAGCGCTGGGACGCGCTGCTGGCGATCGTCGAGCTGGCCGAAGAGCTCGCCTCGACGGTCGCGGACGCGGACCTGCCCCGCTTCTGCGCGGAGCTCGACCAGCGCGCGGCGGCCCAGCACCCCCCGACGGTCGAGGGCGTGACGCTGGCTTCGCTGCACGCGGCGAAGGGCCTGGAGTGGGACGCGGTGTTCCTGGTCGGCCTGGCCGAGGGCACGATGCCGATCCTCCACGCGGGCGACGACGAGGCCGCGATCGAGGAGGAGCGCCGTCTCTTCTACGTGGGTGTGACGCGCGCCCGTGAGCACCTGTGGCTGTCGTGGGCCCTGGCCCGCACGCCGGGCGGACGGCGCAACCGCCGCCGCAGCCGCTTCCTGTACGGCCTGATCCCGGAGGACCACCCGGCCGCCCGCGCGGCGAGGTCCCAGCAGAAGCCGATGGCGGCGAACCCGGTGAAGACCCGCTGCCGCGTGTGCGGCGGCCCCCTGCTGGAGACCCTCGAGGTCAAGCTCGGCCGCTGCGGCCGGTGTCCGTCCACAGTGGATGAAGGATTGCTGGAGCGCCTGAAGTCCTGGCGCGGCGAGCGCGCCCGGGAGCTGAAGGTGCCGGCGTTCGTCGTGTTCACCGACACGACGTTGATGGCGATCGCGGAGCAGCGCCCGACGGACGAGGCCGGGTTGGTGACGATCTCGGGCATCGGCGCGACGAAGCTCGAGCGGTTCGGCACCGAGATCCTCGGGGTGGTCCGGGCGTCGACGGAGTCCTGA
- a CDS encoding DUF4191 domain-containing protein has protein sequence MAGQQDKEAAKQAKKEKRAASKARRGQLFEAFKMQRKEDPWLIPWMAGSIVVVAGVLFGIGFFFDSQWVLLPLGIVLGALLAMVIFGRRVQKTVYSKADGQPGAAAWALENLRGKWKVTPTVAATTQLDAVHRVLGGPGVVLVAEGAPHRVKTLLAQEKKRVSRLVGETPIYDVIIGHEEKQIPLKKLQGYLMKLPRNLKPAQVDALEAKLAALGNRGAAMPKGPMPAGAKMRNVQRTIRRR, from the coding sequence ATGGCGGGACAGCAGGACAAGGAAGCGGCCAAGCAGGCCAAGAAGGAGAAGCGCGCGGCGAGCAAGGCACGCCGTGGCCAGCTCTTCGAGGCCTTCAAGATGCAGCGCAAGGAAGACCCGTGGCTCATCCCGTGGATGGCCGGCTCGATCGTCGTCGTCGCCGGCGTCCTGTTCGGGATCGGGTTCTTCTTCGACTCGCAGTGGGTGCTGCTGCCGCTGGGCATCGTGCTCGGCGCCCTGCTCGCCATGGTCATCTTCGGCAGGCGCGTCCAGAAGACGGTCTACTCGAAGGCCGACGGCCAGCCCGGCGCCGCGGCGTGGGCGCTGGAGAACCTCCGCGGCAAGTGGAAGGTGACGCCGACCGTCGCGGCGACCACCCAGCTCGACGCGGTGCACCGCGTGCTGGGCGGCCCGGGCGTGGTGCTGGTCGCCGAGGGCGCGCCGCACCGCGTGAAGACACTCCTCGCCCAGGAGAAGAAGCGCGTGTCCCGCCTGGTCGGCGAGACGCCGATCTACGACGTGATCATCGGGCACGAAGAGAAGCAGATCCCGCTGAAGAAGCTCCAGGGCTACCTGATGAAGCTGCCGCGCAACCTCAAGCCCGCCCAGGTCGACGCGCTCGAGGCGAAGCTCGCCGCCCTCGGCAACCGCGGCGCGGCGATGCCGAAGGGCCCGATGCCGGCCGGCGCGAAGATGCGCAACGTCCAGCGGACGATCCGCCGCCGCTGA
- a CDS encoding RDD family protein, whose translation MPESGVGSAATGGARLLGLIVDLAVAALVTAIFLHPSLQDPAAMQVFNLWSGGVWAIISVVSAGFFGFTPGMGVVGIRVARLDGAALVGPPRALVRAVLTFFIIPAAVRNADGRSWLDRLTGTVVVRLR comes from the coding sequence TTGCCCGAATCGGGCGTCGGCTCGGCGGCGACCGGGGGTGCCCGGCTGCTCGGGCTGATCGTCGACCTCGCGGTCGCGGCCCTGGTCACGGCCATCTTCCTGCACCCGAGCCTGCAGGACCCGGCCGCGATGCAGGTGTTCAACCTCTGGTCCGGCGGGGTCTGGGCGATCATCTCGGTCGTCTCGGCCGGCTTCTTCGGCTTCACCCCCGGCATGGGCGTCGTCGGCATCCGCGTCGCCCGGCTCGACGGCGCCGCGCTGGTCGGCCCGCCGCGCGCGCTGGTCCGGGCGGTGCTGACGTTCTTCATCATCCCGGCGGCGGTCCGCAACGCCGACGGCCGCAGCTGGCTCGACCGGCTGACCGGCACCGTCGTCGTCCGGCTGCGCTGA
- the glnA gene encoding type I glutamate--ammonia ligase encodes MPTTPDDIQRLIADQDVEVIDVQFCDLPGVMQHFTVPAKAFTEEAFEEGLAFDGSSVRGFQSIHESDMLLLPDAETARIDPFRKAKTLALNFFVHDPFTREAYSRDPRNIARKAEQYIAEYGVADNVYFGPEAEFYIFDSIRFDSAEHASFHEIDSVEGWWNTGTDEVGGNQGYKTKFKGGYFPVPPVDHFADLRDDIVRNLTNIGFEIERAHHEVGTAGQTEINYKFNTLLHAADDLQLFKYIVKNTVFAAGKTATFMPKPLAGDNGSGMHCHQSLWKDGQPLFHDESGYAGLSDTARHYIGGLLKHAPSLLAFTNPTVNSYHRLVPGFEAPVSLVYSQRNRSACVRIPITGNNPKAKRAEFRCPDSSGNPYLAFSAMMMAGLDGIKNKIEPPDPIDKDLYELPPEEAKDVKLVPGDLGTVLDTLEADHEYLLEGGVFTPDVIDTWISYKRDNEIDPLRLRPHPYEFSLYYDV; translated from the coding sequence GTGCCCACTACTCCAGACGACATCCAGCGCCTCATCGCCGACCAGGACGTCGAGGTCATCGACGTCCAGTTCTGCGACCTGCCCGGCGTGATGCAGCACTTCACGGTCCCCGCCAAGGCCTTCACGGAAGAAGCCTTCGAAGAGGGTCTCGCGTTCGACGGCAGCTCGGTGCGCGGCTTCCAGTCCATCCACGAGTCGGACATGCTGCTCCTGCCCGACGCGGAGACCGCGCGGATCGACCCGTTCCGCAAGGCGAAGACGCTCGCGCTCAACTTCTTCGTGCACGACCCGTTCACGCGCGAGGCGTACAGCCGTGACCCGCGCAACATCGCGCGCAAGGCCGAGCAGTACATCGCCGAGTACGGCGTCGCCGACAACGTGTACTTCGGTCCCGAAGCCGAGTTCTACATCTTCGACTCGATCCGCTTCGACTCCGCCGAGCACGCCTCCTTCCACGAGATCGACTCGGTCGAGGGCTGGTGGAACACCGGCACCGACGAGGTGGGCGGCAACCAGGGTTACAAGACGAAGTTCAAGGGCGGCTACTTCCCCGTCCCGCCGGTCGACCACTTCGCCGACCTGCGCGACGACATCGTCCGCAACCTGACGAACATCGGTTTCGAGATCGAGCGCGCGCACCACGAGGTGGGCACCGCCGGCCAGACCGAGATCAACTACAAGTTCAACACGCTGCTGCACGCGGCCGACGACCTGCAGCTGTTCAAGTACATCGTGAAGAACACGGTGTTCGCGGCGGGCAAGACGGCGACGTTCATGCCGAAGCCGCTCGCGGGCGACAACGGCTCGGGCATGCACTGCCACCAGTCGCTGTGGAAGGACGGCCAGCCGCTGTTCCACGACGAGTCGGGCTACGCCGGCCTGTCGGACACCGCGCGCCACTACATCGGCGGCCTGCTCAAGCACGCCCCGAGCCTGCTGGCCTTCACGAACCCGACGGTGAACTCCTACCACCGCCTGGTCCCGGGCTTCGAGGCCCCGGTTTCGCTGGTCTACTCGCAGCGCAACCGTTCGGCGTGCGTCCGCATCCCCATCACGGGCAACAACCCGAAGGCCAAGCGCGCCGAGTTCCGCTGCCCGGACTCGTCGGGCAACCCGTACCTGGCCTTCTCGGCGATGATGATGGCCGGCCTCGACGGCATCAAGAACAAGATCGAGCCGCCGGACCCCATCGACAAGGACCTGTACGAGCTCCCGCCGGAGGAGGCCAAGGACGTCAAGCTGGTCCCGGGCGACCTCGGCACGGTGCTCGACACGCTCGAGGCGGACCACGAGTACCTCCTCGAGGGCGGCGTGTTCACGCCCGACGTGATCGACACGTGGATCTCGTACAAGCGCGACAACGAGATCGACCCGCTGCGCCTGCGCCCGCACCCGTACGAGTTCAGCCTGTACTACGACGTGTGA